Proteins from one Bacteroides mediterraneensis genomic window:
- the leuS gene encoding leucine--tRNA ligase encodes MEYNFREIEKKWQQRWVDRKTYKVVEDESKKKFYVLNMFPYPSGAGLHVGHPLGYIASDIYARYKRLQGFNVLNPMGYDAYGLPAEQYAIQTGQHPAVTTAVNIARYREQLDKIGFSFDWDREVRTCEPGYYHWTQWAFQKMFNSFYCNSCHKAQPISKLVAHFEKDGTDGLDVACSEELHFTAEEWKAKTEKEQQEILMNYRIAYLGETMVNWCPALGTVLANDEVVDGVSERGGHPVVQKKMRQWCLRVSAYAQRLLDGLETVDWTDSLKETQRNWIGRSEGTEVRFKVKDSDLEFTIFTTRADTMFGVTFMVLAPESELVPQLTTEAQRAEVEAYLERTKKRTERERISDRRVTGVFSGSYAVNPFTGESVPVWISDYVLAGYGTGAIMAVPAHDSRDYAFAKHFNLPIVPLVEGCDVSEESFDAKEGIVCNSPKAGVTPYCDLTLNGLTIKEAIAATKKYVKEHNLGRVKVNFRLRDAIFSRQRYWGEPFPVYYKDGMPYMIDENKLPLELPEVAKFLPTESGEPPLGHATRWAWDVEKGEVVENSKIDNVTVFPLELNTMPGFAGSSAYYLRYMDPHNDKELVSEKADRYWQNVDLYVGGTEHATGHLIYSRFWNKFLFDLGVSIKEEPFQKLVNQGMIQGRSNFVYRIKDTNTFVSLGLKDQYDVTPLHVDVNIVSNDVLDVEAFKNWRPEYHNAEFILEDGKYICGWAVEKMSKSMYNVVNPDMIVERYGADTLRMYEMFLGPVEQSKPWDTNGIDGVHRFLKKLWNLFYDRQGTFLPAEGEATKEELKSIHKLIKKVTGDIETFSYNTSISAFMICVNELTALKCCNKEVMSDLVVLLAPFAPHLAEELWEALGHTTSVCDAHWPAFNEEYLKEDSVKYTISFNGKARFTMEFPADADNETIQAAVMAEEQSQKWIDGKTPKKVIIVPKKIVNIVL; translated from the coding sequence ATGGAATATAATTTCAGAGAAATTGAAAAAAAATGGCAGCAAAGATGGGTGGACCGAAAGACCTATAAGGTTGTCGAGGATGAATCCAAAAAGAAGTTCTATGTGTTGAACATGTTCCCTTATCCTTCGGGAGCCGGCCTTCACGTAGGTCATCCGCTGGGATACATTGCCAGCGACATTTATGCTCGCTATAAGCGTTTGCAGGGATTCAATGTGTTGAATCCGATGGGATACGATGCATACGGTCTGCCTGCCGAACAATATGCTATTCAGACGGGACAGCATCCGGCAGTCACAACTGCGGTCAATATCGCCCGTTATCGGGAGCAGCTGGACAAGATTGGTTTCTCGTTCGACTGGGACCGTGAAGTGCGTACCTGCGAGCCGGGATATTACCACTGGACGCAGTGGGCTTTCCAGAAGATGTTCAACAGCTTCTATTGCAATTCTTGTCACAAGGCTCAGCCTATCAGCAAGCTGGTGGCACATTTTGAAAAGGACGGTACGGACGGCCTGGATGTAGCTTGCAGTGAGGAACTGCATTTCACTGCCGAAGAGTGGAAGGCTAAGACGGAAAAGGAACAGCAGGAAATCCTGATGAACTACCGTATTGCTTACTTGGGTGAGACCATGGTAAACTGGTGTCCGGCGTTGGGTACCGTACTGGCCAACGATGAGGTGGTCGACGGGGTGTCTGAACGTGGAGGCCACCCGGTGGTACAGAAGAAGATGCGTCAGTGGTGTCTGCGTGTGTCTGCTTATGCACAGCGTCTGCTCGACGGACTGGAAACGGTGGATTGGACCGATTCTCTGAAAGAAACGCAGCGGAACTGGATTGGCCGTTCAGAAGGAACGGAAGTCCGTTTCAAGGTGAAAGACAGTGATTTGGAATTTACCATCTTTACGACCCGTGCCGATACCATGTTTGGGGTGACTTTCATGGTACTTGCACCTGAAAGTGAACTGGTTCCGCAGTTGACTACCGAAGCACAGCGTGCGGAAGTGGAAGCTTATCTGGAACGCACAAAGAAACGTACCGAGCGTGAACGTATTTCCGACCGTCGGGTAACCGGTGTGTTCAGTGGCTCGTATGCCGTGAATCCGTTTACGGGTGAGTCCGTTCCGGTATGGATCAGTGATTATGTATTGGCCGGATACGGTACAGGTGCCATCATGGCCGTACCTGCACACGACAGCCGTGACTATGCGTTTGCCAAGCATTTCAATCTGCCGATTGTCCCGTTGGTAGAAGGTTGCGATGTCAGTGAAGAAAGTTTTGATGCCAAGGAAGGTATTGTCTGCAACTCTCCGAAAGCCGGTGTGACTCCTTATTGCGACTTGACCTTGAACGGTTTGACCATCAAGGAAGCCATTGCCGCTACCAAGAAATATGTAAAAGAACATAACCTGGGACGTGTGAAAGTGAATTTCCGCTTGCGCGACGCCATCTTCTCTCGTCAGCGTTACTGGGGTGAACCGTTCCCGGTTTACTATAAGGACGGTATGCCGTACATGATTGACGAGAACAAACTTCCATTGGAATTGCCGGAAGTTGCCAAATTCTTGCCGACCGAAAGCGGGGAACCTCCATTGGGACATGCTACCCGTTGGGCTTGGGATGTGGAAAAAGGTGAAGTGGTGGAAAACTCCAAGATTGACAATGTCACGGTATTTCCGCTCGAACTGAATACCATGCCGGGATTTGCCGGTTCAAGTGCTTATTATCTGCGCTACATGGATCCGCACAACGACAAGGAACTGGTTTCTGAAAAAGCTGACCGCTACTGGCAGAATGTTGACCTCTATGTGGGAGGTACGGAACATGCGACCGGTCACTTGATTTATTCTCGTTTCTGGAACAAGTTCTTGTTCGACCTGGGTGTCAGCATCAAGGAAGAACCGTTCCAGAAGCTAGTGAACCAAGGAATGATTCAGGGTCGAAGCAATTTTGTATATCGTATCAAGGATACCAATACGTTTGTGTCACTGGGCTTGAAAGACCAGTATGACGTGACTCCGCTGCACGTGGATGTGAATATCGTATCCAATGACGTGCTGGATGTGGAAGCCTTCAAGAACTGGCGTCCGGAATACCACAATGCAGAATTCATCCTCGAAGACGGCAAGTACATCTGCGGCTGGGCAGTGGAAAAGATGAGTAAGTCTATGTACAACGTGGTCAATCCGGATATGATTGTAGAACGTTATGGAGCCGATACCTTGCGTATGTACGAAATGTTCCTCGGTCCGGTGGAACAGTCCAAACCGTGGGATACCAATGGTATCGACGGAGTACACCGTTTCCTGAAGAAACTCTGGAACTTGTTCTATGACCGTCAGGGCACTTTCTTGCCTGCCGAAGGAGAGGCGACCAAGGAAGAACTGAAATCCATTCATAAGCTGATTAAGAAGGTGACAGGCGATATTGAAACCTTCTCTTACAATACGTCCATCAGTGCGTTCATGATTTGTGTGAATGAGCTGACGGCCTTGAAGTGTTGCAACAAGGAAGTGATGAGCGACCTTGTGGTGCTGCTGGCTCCGTTTGCTCCTCACTTGGCAGAAGAATTGTGGGAAGCACTGGGGCACACCACTTCTGTATGTGATGCGCACTGGCCTGCATTCAACGAAGAATACCTGAAGGAAGACAGCGTGAAATACACCATTTCGTTCAACGGAAAGGCGCGTTTCACTATGGAATTCCCTGCCGATGCAGACAATGAAACCATCCAGGCTGCGGTAATGGCTGAAGAACAGTCGCAGAAGTGGATTGACGGCAAGACACCGAAGAAGGTGATTATCGTGCCGAAGAAGATTGTGAACATTGTACTTTAA
- a CDS encoding PspC domain-containing protein — translation MNKKRLTRSNNRMIGGVCAGIADYFNWDITLVRIVYVLATFFTAFSGGIVYLILWLIMPEAGRDTD, via the coding sequence ATGAACAAGAAACGATTGACACGGTCGAATAACCGCATGATAGGAGGGGTTTGTGCCGGTATAGCAGACTATTTTAACTGGGATATTACGCTGGTGCGGATTGTGTACGTATTGGCTACTTTCTTTACCGCTTTTTCGGGGGGAATTGTCTATCTGATTTTGTGGCTGATTATGCCGGAAGCCGGAAGGGATACCGACTGA
- a CDS encoding acetyl-CoA hydrolase/transferase family protein has translation MSFNFITAAEAASYIKDGDIVGLSGFTPAGSPKAVTAELAKIAEEKHARGEAFQIGVITGASTGDSCDGALTRAHAIKFRAPYTTNTDFRKAVNNGEINYTDIHLSQVAQRLRSGFLGHVNVAILEACEITEDGRIYLTAGVGISPTIARLADKVIVELNAAHSKRLIGMHDLYEMERPPYRRPIPIVRPSDRIGLPYIQVDPSKIVGIVETNIPDEARGFHASDPVTDKIGQNVAEFLAADMRKGIIPSTFLPLQSGVGNIANAVLSALGKDSSIPPFEMYTEVIQNAVITLIKEGRIKFGSTCSLSVTNDCLQDIYDNMDFFRHKLVLRPSEISNCPEVIRRIGVISMNTAIEADIYGNVNSTHICGTKMMNGIGGSGDFTRSAYISIFSCPSTAKGGCISSIVPMVSHLDHSEHSVNVIITEQGIADLRGKSPMERAEAVIENCAHPDYKQLLWDYLKISTKGQTCHSLSAALGMHQVFLDKGDMRLTNWADFQK, from the coding sequence ATGAGCTTTAACTTTATTACGGCAGCCGAGGCTGCCAGCTACATCAAGGATGGGGATATCGTCGGATTGAGCGGCTTTACCCCTGCAGGAAGTCCGAAAGCGGTGACCGCAGAGTTGGCAAAAATAGCAGAGGAAAAACATGCGAGGGGTGAAGCCTTTCAAATAGGTGTGATTACGGGAGCGTCTACAGGAGACTCTTGCGACGGGGCACTGACCCGGGCACACGCCATCAAGTTCCGTGCTCCTTATACCACAAACACAGATTTCCGCAAGGCGGTGAACAACGGTGAAATCAATTATACGGATATCCATCTGTCGCAGGTGGCACAGCGCCTGCGCTCCGGTTTCTTGGGGCATGTCAATGTGGCTATTCTTGAGGCTTGCGAGATTACGGAAGACGGGCGTATCTACCTGACAGCCGGTGTGGGTATTTCACCGACTATTGCCCGGCTGGCCGACAAGGTGATTGTGGAACTGAATGCAGCTCATAGCAAGCGTTTGATTGGTATGCACGATTTGTATGAGATGGAACGTCCGCCTTACCGCCGGCCGATTCCGATTGTGCGTCCGAGCGACCGTATCGGTCTTCCTTACATTCAGGTGGACCCTTCCAAAATAGTAGGTATTGTGGAGACAAATATTCCGGATGAGGCCCGTGGCTTCCATGCTTCCGATCCGGTAACGGATAAAATCGGACAGAATGTGGCGGAGTTTCTGGCAGCCGACATGCGCAAGGGAATCATTCCTTCCACCTTCCTTCCGTTGCAGTCGGGGGTAGGGAATATCGCCAATGCAGTGTTGAGTGCGTTGGGAAAAGATTCCAGCATTCCTCCGTTTGAGATGTACACGGAAGTGATACAGAATGCGGTCATCACCCTGATTAAGGAAGGACGCATCAAGTTTGGCAGTACCTGTTCGCTGAGCGTGACCAACGACTGTCTGCAGGACATTTACGACAACATGGACTTTTTCCGCCACAAGCTGGTGTTGCGTCCTTCGGAAATCTCCAACTGTCCGGAGGTTATCCGTCGTATCGGTGTCATTTCCATGAATACGGCCATTGAAGCGGATATTTATGGCAATGTGAACTCTACCCATATTTGCGGTACCAAGATGATGAACGGCATCGGTGGTTCCGGCGACTTCACCCGCAGTGCCTATATCTCTATCTTCTCTTGTCCGTCGACGGCCAAAGGCGGATGCATCAGTTCCATCGTACCGATGGTATCGCATCTGGACCACAGCGAACATTCCGTGAACGTGATTATTACCGAGCAGGGAATTGCCGACTTGCGTGGAAAGAGCCCGATGGAGCGTGCGGAGGCAGTGATTGAAAACTGTGCACATCCGGACTACAAGCAGCTGCTTTGGGATTATCTGAAAATCTCCACGAAAGGGCAGACTTGCCACAGTCTTTCGGCTGCATTGGGCATGCATCAGGTATTTCTTGACAAGGGTGACATGCGCTTGACCAACTGGGCCGATTTCCAGAAATAA
- the miaB gene encoding tRNA (N6-isopentenyl adenosine(37)-C2)-methylthiotransferase MiaB, translated as MTKEITGADFKSATENESKKLFIETYGCQMNVADSEVIASIMQMAGYTPCDNLEEADAVFMNTCSIRDNAEQKILNRLEFFHSLRKKRKHLIVGVLGCMAERVKNDLIEKHHVDLVAGPDAYLTLPDLIGAVEAGEKAINVELSTTETYRDVIPSRICGNHISGFVSIMRGCNNFCHYCIVPYTRGRERSRDVKSILNEVRDLQRKGYKEVTLLGQNVNSYRFEKDGETVTFPMLLRTVAEAVPDMRVRFTTSHPKDMSDETLHVIAEVPNVCKHIHLPVQSGSSRILKLMNRKYTREWYLERVAAIRRIIPDCGLSTDIFSGFHSETEEDHQMSLSLMRECAYDSAFMFKYSERPGTYASKHLPDDVPEEIKIRRLNELIELQNQLSAESNAKDVGKTFEVLVEGVSKRSKEQLFGRTEQNKVVVFDRGNHRIGDFVKVKITESSSATLKGIEVTE; from the coding sequence ATGACAAAAGAAATTACAGGAGCAGACTTTAAATCTGCAACTGAAAACGAAAGCAAGAAACTGTTTATCGAAACGTATGGATGCCAGATGAATGTGGCAGACAGTGAGGTGATTGCCTCTATCATGCAAATGGCCGGCTACACCCCGTGCGACAACCTGGAAGAGGCGGATGCCGTGTTTATGAACACCTGCTCCATCCGCGACAATGCAGAACAGAAAATCCTGAACCGACTGGAATTCTTCCATTCCTTGCGCAAAAAGCGCAAGCACCTCATCGTGGGCGTATTGGGATGCATGGCCGAACGAGTAAAAAACGACCTGATTGAAAAGCACCATGTCGACCTGGTGGCCGGACCCGATGCCTACCTGACACTGCCCGACCTCATCGGAGCCGTGGAAGCTGGAGAAAAGGCCATCAACGTGGAACTCTCCACCACCGAGACCTACCGCGACGTCATTCCTTCACGTATCTGCGGCAACCATATCTCAGGCTTTGTGTCCATCATGCGCGGATGCAACAACTTCTGCCACTACTGCATCGTGCCTTACACCCGCGGACGTGAACGCAGCCGCGACGTGAAAAGCATCCTGAACGAAGTGCGCGACCTGCAGCGGAAAGGCTACAAAGAAGTCACCCTTCTGGGACAGAACGTCAACTCCTACCGTTTTGAGAAAGACGGAGAAACGGTGACTTTCCCCATGCTGCTCCGTACCGTGGCTGAGGCCGTGCCCGACATGCGCGTACGCTTCACCACTTCCCATCCGAAAGACATGAGCGATGAGACCCTCCATGTCATCGCGGAAGTGCCTAACGTGTGCAAGCACATCCACCTGCCCGTACAGAGCGGAAGTTCACGCATCCTGAAACTGATGAACCGCAAATATACCCGTGAATGGTACCTGGAAAGAGTGGCTGCCATCCGTCGCATCATCCCCGACTGTGGACTCAGCACCGACATTTTCTCCGGCTTCCATTCCGAAACGGAGGAAGACCATCAAATGTCCCTCTCGCTGATGCGGGAATGTGCCTACGATTCGGCCTTCATGTTCAAGTATTCCGAACGTCCGGGCACCTACGCATCCAAGCATCTTCCCGACGACGTGCCGGAAGAAATCAAAATCCGCCGCCTGAACGAACTCATCGAACTGCAGAACCAGCTTTCGGCCGAAAGCAATGCCAAGGATGTGGGAAAGACCTTCGAAGTGCTGGTGGAAGGCGTGTCAAAACGCTCCAAAGAACAGCTGTTTGGACGTACGGAACAAAATAAAGTGGTAGTATTCGACCGTGGCAACCACCGAATCGGCGATTTTGTAAAAGTCAAGATTACGGAATCCAGTTCGGCTACCCTCAAAGGAATAGAAGTGACAGAATAA
- a CDS encoding glycoside hydrolase family 2 TIM barrel-domain containing protein: MHIRNLFLLAVLLCSVCSLSAQRHEQLLETGWKFHKGEASGAASPTFNDAQWESVRVPHDWAIYGPFDRSNDLQNIAITQNFEKQASVKTGRTGGLPYVGVGWYRTRFDADPDKKTTLIFDGAMSEAHVYVNGQEACFWPFGYNSFHCDVTEFLHKDGKDNVLAVRLENRPQSSRWYPGAGLYRNVHLVTTEKVHVPVWGTQITTPHVATDYASVCLRTTLNNVGKEKITVETDILSPDGQKVASKKNEGRINHGQPFTQNFIVEKPQLWSPETPVLYQAVSKIYVDGKLTDTYTTRFGIRSIEFVADKGFFLNGKHRKFQGVCNHHDLGPLGAAINVSALRHQLTLLKDMGCDAIRTAHNMPAPELVSLCDEMGFMMMIEPFDEWDIAKCDNGYHRYFNEWAEKDMVNMLQQYRNHPCVVMWSIGNEVPTQCSAEGYKVAKFLQDICHREDPTRPVTCGMDQVDCVLDNGFAAMLDIPGFNYRAHRYEEAYQRLPQNLVLGSETSSTVSSRGVYKFPAERKADAKYEDHQSSSYDLEYCSWSNIPDIDFALADDHEWTLGQFVWTGFDYLGEPSPYDTNAWPNHSSMFGIIDLASIPKDRYYLYRSVWNKQAETLHILPHWNWKGREGKEVPVFVYTNYPTAELFINGKSYGKQTKNRQTVENRYRLMWPHAIYEPGEVKVVAYDEAGTAKAEKTIRTAGKPHHIELIPAQKSLKADGKDLAYVTVRIVDKDGNLCPTDMRLVKFKVKGAGSYKASANGDPTCLDLFHLPQMHAFNGMLTAIVQAGEEKGILELQVSAQGIKTGKLQINVE; this comes from the coding sequence ATGCACATCCGTAATCTCTTCCTGCTCGCTGTCTTGCTCTGCAGCGTATGCAGCCTCAGCGCACAACGCCACGAACAACTTCTGGAAACCGGCTGGAAATTCCATAAAGGAGAAGCTTCCGGAGCCGCCTCCCCCACCTTCAATGACGCGCAATGGGAATCGGTCCGTGTTCCTCACGACTGGGCTATCTACGGACCGTTCGACCGCAGCAACGACCTGCAGAACATAGCCATTACCCAAAACTTCGAGAAACAGGCTTCGGTAAAAACCGGACGTACCGGCGGACTTCCCTACGTGGGAGTGGGCTGGTACCGCACGCGATTTGATGCAGACCCCGACAAAAAGACCACACTGATTTTCGACGGTGCCATGAGCGAGGCCCATGTATATGTCAACGGACAAGAAGCATGCTTTTGGCCGTTCGGTTACAATTCTTTCCACTGCGATGTAACTGAATTCCTGCATAAAGACGGGAAAGACAACGTATTGGCGGTACGTCTGGAAAACCGTCCCCAGTCTTCCCGCTGGTATCCTGGAGCCGGACTCTACCGGAACGTCCACTTGGTTACCACGGAGAAGGTACACGTGCCTGTGTGGGGTACTCAAATCACCACTCCTCACGTGGCTACCGACTATGCATCCGTCTGCCTCCGCACCACACTAAACAACGTGGGAAAAGAAAAAATTACCGTAGAAACGGATATTCTTTCTCCCGACGGACAGAAAGTGGCCAGCAAAAAGAACGAAGGACGCATCAACCATGGACAACCTTTCACACAGAACTTTATCGTGGAAAAGCCACAATTATGGTCACCGGAAACGCCCGTACTCTATCAGGCTGTCTCCAAAATCTATGTTGACGGGAAACTCACTGATACCTATACCACCCGCTTCGGCATCCGCTCCATCGAGTTCGTGGCCGACAAGGGCTTTTTCCTGAACGGAAAACACCGTAAATTCCAAGGCGTATGCAATCACCACGATTTAGGCCCGCTGGGAGCAGCCATCAATGTTTCGGCCTTACGCCACCAACTTACCCTGTTGAAAGACATGGGATGCGACGCCATCCGTACGGCCCACAACATGCCGGCTCCCGAACTGGTCAGTCTCTGCGACGAAATGGGTTTCATGATGATGATTGAGCCCTTCGATGAATGGGACATCGCCAAATGCGACAACGGATACCACCGCTACTTCAACGAATGGGCGGAAAAAGACATGGTGAACATGCTGCAACAGTATCGTAACCACCCTTGTGTGGTGATGTGGAGTATCGGAAATGAGGTGCCCACCCAGTGCAGTGCCGAAGGCTATAAGGTGGCCAAATTCCTGCAAGACATCTGTCACCGCGAAGACCCCACCCGTCCGGTTACCTGCGGTATGGACCAGGTAGATTGTGTATTGGACAACGGATTTGCTGCCATGCTCGACATTCCGGGATTCAATTACCGGGCACACCGCTACGAGGAAGCCTATCAGCGGCTGCCACAAAACTTGGTGTTAGGCTCAGAGACTTCTTCGACCGTCAGCTCCCGCGGCGTGTATAAATTCCCTGCCGAACGGAAAGCAGACGCCAAATATGAAGACCATCAGTCGTCTTCCTACGACTTGGAATACTGCTCGTGGTCCAACATTCCCGACATCGACTTCGCCCTGGCAGACGACCATGAATGGACCTTGGGACAGTTTGTATGGACCGGTTTCGACTACCTGGGTGAACCCAGTCCGTACGACACAAACGCATGGCCCAACCACAGTTCCATGTTCGGTATCATCGACCTGGCTTCTATTCCGAAAGACCGTTATTACCTGTACCGCAGTGTATGGAACAAGCAGGCAGAAACCCTGCACATTCTCCCGCACTGGAACTGGAAAGGACGGGAAGGCAAGGAGGTGCCCGTATTCGTCTATACCAACTATCCGACAGCCGAACTTTTCATCAACGGGAAAAGCTACGGAAAGCAGACCAAGAACCGCCAAACGGTGGAAAACCGCTACCGCCTGATGTGGCCGCATGCCATTTACGAACCAGGAGAAGTGAAAGTTGTGGCATACGATGAAGCTGGTACCGCCAAAGCGGAAAAAACAATCCGTACAGCAGGAAAGCCGCATCACATTGAACTGATTCCTGCACAGAAATCGCTGAAAGCCGACGGAAAAGATCTGGCCTACGTAACCGTACGCATTGTAGACAAAGACGGGAACCTCTGCCCCACCGACATGCGCCTGGTGAAATTCAAAGTAAAAGGTGCCGGAAGCTACAAGGCCTCTGCCAATGGCGACCCGACCTGTCTGGACTTGTTCCACCTGCCTCAAATGCATGCCTTCAATGGGATGCTGACTGCTATTGTACAGGCAGGAGAGGAAAAGGGAATACTCGAACTGCAGGTCAGCGCACAAGGCATAAAAACCGGGAAACTTCAAATCAACGTAGAATAA
- a CDS encoding YitT family protein: METLLKKKLGRESRDYLAITFGLICYSIGWAAFMLPYQITTGGVTGIAAIIYYATGIEIQVSYFVINAVFLGFALKILGPKFSIKTIFAIFMLTFLLWFFQMILKDENGNLPQLLGPGQDFMACVIGAGLLGFGIGIVFCNNGSTGGTDIIAWIINKYKDVTLGRMMMYCDIVIISSCYFIFHDWRRVLFGFCVLFIMSIVIDYVINSTRQSVQFLIFSRKYEEIAEGIATQVDRGVTLLDGKGWYSKQDIKVVVVLAKKRESLDIFRLVKDIDPNAFISQSNVVGVYGEGFDKLKVK, from the coding sequence ATGGAAACATTATTGAAGAAGAAATTAGGAAGAGAGTCAAGGGACTATCTGGCCATTACTTTTGGCCTGATTTGTTATTCCATTGGCTGGGCGGCCTTCATGCTTCCGTATCAGATTACGACGGGAGGTGTGACGGGTATTGCGGCCATTATTTATTATGCGACGGGCATTGAAATCCAGGTTTCTTATTTTGTCATCAACGCGGTTTTCTTGGGATTTGCCTTGAAGATTTTGGGTCCGAAGTTCAGTATCAAGACTATTTTTGCCATTTTCATGCTGACTTTCCTGCTCTGGTTTTTCCAGATGATTCTGAAGGATGAAAACGGGAACCTGCCGCAGTTGTTGGGACCTGGACAGGACTTCATGGCTTGTGTGATAGGAGCTGGGTTGTTGGGCTTCGGTATCGGTATTGTCTTCTGTAACAACGGAAGTACGGGAGGTACGGATATTATTGCATGGATTATCAACAAGTATAAGGACGTTACTTTGGGGCGGATGATGATGTATTGTGATATTGTCATCATTTCTTCGTGCTACTTTATCTTTCACGACTGGCGCAGGGTTTTGTTCGGCTTCTGTGTACTGTTTATCATGAGCATTGTGATTGATTATGTCATCAACAGCACACGCCAGTCTGTACAGTTCCTGATATTTTCCCGCAAGTATGAAGAGATAGCCGAGGGAATAGCTACCCAAGTGGACCGTGGGGTAACATTGCTCGATGGAAAAGGCTGGTACAGCAAGCAGGATATTAAGGTTGTGGTGGTATTGGCTAAAAAGAGAGAGTCACTCGACATCTTCCGTCTGGTAAAAGACATTGATCCCAATGCGTTTATTTCGCAAAGTAATGTGGTCGGAGTATACGGGGAAGGCTTTGATAAACTTAAAGTAAAATAA